Proteins encoded in a region of the Eschrichtius robustus isolate mEscRob2 chromosome 16, mEscRob2.pri, whole genome shotgun sequence genome:
- the LOC137750396 gene encoding LOW QUALITY PROTEIN: zinc finger protein 251-like (The sequence of the model RefSeq protein was modified relative to this genomic sequence to represent the inferred CDS: inserted 1 base in 1 codon), with product MRTYTGEKPFKCDQCGKAYSSSSYLTHHKRIHTGEKPYECHDCGKTFQDTLSSKSSIKIHLRIHTGEKPYKCDQCGKAFRLSSNLITHKKIHTGEKPCKCNDCGKAFRDRSCLKEHVRIHTGEKTFTCNQCGKAFRVKSFLILHKKIHMKKKPFKCSECGQAFSRHVSLKIHMRTHMGEEPYECNQCGKSFSLPDTARPDPTEPVSGPPXRAAVNVSTLARGTGVRSPGRGPTASRWLIALLLLLLLLPLPAAAWYKHVASPRYHTVGRAAGLLMGLRRSPYVWRRAPRPAAGPLAWDGFGLGVSPQGPSARSTVSGGPAARDAVLLPSGVQKLWEVRRRSSRAGLPVSAPRSPRAPKSAPQPELRLGSYSWTSEEQARAFGVSPAQSWSAQGTAFASPRLSPEPS from the exons ATGAGAACCTACACTGGAGAAAAACCATTTAAGTGTGATCAGTGTGGGAAAGCCTATAGCTCAAGCTCTTACCTTACACATCAcaagagaattcatactggagagaagccctatgAATGCCATGACTGTGGAAAAACCTTCCAAGATA CTCTAAGTAGTAAGTCATCTATTAAGATACACCTGCGGatacatactggagagaaaccttacaagTGTGATcaatgtggaaaagcttttaggCTGAGCTCCAACCTTATCACACACAAgaaaattcatactggagagaaaccctgtaAGTGCAATgactgtgggaaagccttcagggATCGTTCATGCCTTAAAGAACATGTgagaattcacactggagaaaaaacCTTTACATGTAATcaatgtggaaaagccttcagAGTGAAAtctttcctcattttacacaagaaaattcacatgaaa AAGAAACCTTTTAAGTGCAGTGAGTGTGGACAAGCTTTTAGCAGGCATGTGTCCCTTAAAATACACATGAGAACTCACATGGGAGAGGAACCCTATGAGTGTAATCAATGTGGAAAATCCTTTAGT CTTCCCGACACGGCGCGCCCAGACCCGACTGAGCCAGTTTCTGGTCCGC TCCGGGCGGCGGTCAACGTGAGCACCCTGGCGCGGGGCACGGGGGTGCGGAGCCCCGGGCGGGGGCCCACTGCGAGCCGCTGGCTGATCGcattgctgttgctgctgctgctgctgccgctgcccgCCGCCGCCTGGTACAAGCACGTGGCGAGTCCCCGCTACCACACGGTGGGCCGCGCCGCGGGTCTGCTAATGGGGCTGCGCCGCTCGCCCTACGTGTGGCGCCGCGCACCGCGCCCGGCTGCCGGGCCCCTTGCCTGGGACGGCTTCGGCCTGGGCGTCTCCCCCCAGGGGCCATCTGCCAGAAGCACCGTCTCTGGGGGGCCCGCCGCCCGCGATGCTGTGTTGCTTCCCTCCGGAGTTCAGAAACTGTGGGAGGTGCGACGCAGAAGCTCCCGCGCAGGGCTCCCGGTGAGTGCGCCTCGCAGCCCGCGCGCCCCGAAGTCCGCGCCCCAACCGGAGCTGCGACTGGGATCCTACTCCTGGACCTCTGAAGAGCAGGCCAG AGCCTTCGGAGTGTCTCCTGCTCAGTCATGGTCTGCGCAGGGAACCGCCTTCGCCAGCCCCCGCCTCTCCCCAGAGCCGTCCTGA